CTTTACCAAGAAAATATCAATCTTGGAAACgcggcaaagaagaagaagaagaagaagaagaagaagaagaagaagaagaagaagaagaagaagaagaagaagaagaagaagaagaagaagaagaagaagaagaagaagaagaagaagaagaagaagaagaagaagaagaagaagaagaagaagaagaagaagaagaagaagaagaagaagaagaagaagaagaagaagaagaagaagaagaagaagaagaagaagaagaagaagaagaagaagaagaagaagaagaagaagaagaagaagaagaagaagaagaagaagaagaagaagaagaagaagaagaagaagaagaagaagaagaagaagaagaagaagaagaagaagaagaagaagaagaagaagaagaagaagaagaagaagaagaagaagaagaagaagaagaagaagaagaagaagaagaagaagaagaagaagaagaagaagaagaagaagaagaagaagaagaagaagaagaagaagaagaagaagaagaagaagaagaagaagaagaagaagaagaagaagaagaagaagaagaagataaggacgGCGAGGAtaataagaatgaataaaagggggaggacgacgaggaggaggaggaggcggccaGGGACAAGGAGCAagacgagaagagaaaggaagagaaagagaagaaggagaggaaaatggacTCTCTCAAACCACTTTGCCAGCGATTAACACTCAGAAGATTAAGGGAAGCGACTAAACCGGGAGACAGAGATAAGTGAAGAGAGTTTTTGTGCCACACTGAAGAGGATGAAGACGCGGaaaacaagtgagagagagagagagagagagagagagagagagagagagagagagagagagagagagagagagagagagagagagagagagagagagagagagagagagagagagagagagagagagagagagagagagagagagagagagactttctttCATGTCCATTTGCCGTAacgaaagaacaacaacagcaacaacaacaacaataacaaggtgttgatgataatggtgataatgatgataatgagctAGAGataaggtgatggtggtagtagtagtagtagtagtagtagtagtagtagtagtagtagtagtagtagtagtagtagtagtagtagtagtagatgaaagAAATCTTACAAGCAGAAGAAAcacgcaaacaaaaaaaaataatgatacaaaacacacacacacacacacacacacacacacacacacacacacacacacacacacacacacacacacacacactaacatgcGACGGAATTtcaagaaccttaaaaaaatcaacagaataaaaaaaataaaataagaaaggaaacctgacacacacaaaatatacacacaaatgagagagagagagagagagagagagagagagagagagagagagagagagagagagagagagagagagagagagagagagagagagagagaaatttcggTAAAGCCAGGTACAAAAGGCACAACAACACGCAAATAAAGCAGCAAATAAGAaccaaagagggaaaaaaaaaagactcaggcagggaaaagaggaaaaaaagtatgaaaacacAAGCAAATGGAAAGCTGTCAGACtgtatgttagagagagagagagagagagagagagagagagagagagagagagagagagagagagagagagaaagagagagttttCTTCCCTGTTTGGGTCATTTTGCCTGATGGCGAACTAATGGCGTGGAAGAGTAattgtgggtctctctctctctctctctctctctctctctctctctctctctctctctctctctctctctctctctctctctctctctcgaattacCAGGACTGTGGGAGACAAATCCACCAATCAGAGGCAGTCTCGTCTCAGCCACGCCCACTCTCTTAAATTCTCTCAATTATCCGGCATTTGAATATCCGGACGCTCGCTTATCCGGACTCCCTTCCAACTGTCCGGAAAATGACGTGTGAGTGAATGGCTTTCACGCGTCTCCGTAAATCCGAGCAGCgtcattactttcattattacgtacttttcattttctttctttttcgatCCATTTATCACAATCCGGTTATTGCGATGGTACGGTTGAGAAGGTTTACGTATACGTGCACAGTGAGGGACTTTTAAAACGGTTTCGTAAATGGTTTTCGAATGTATTAATGATGgctatttaatctctctctctctgtgtgtgtgtgtgtgtgtgtgtgtgtgtgtgtgtgtgtgtgtgtgtgtgtgtgtgtgtgtgtgtgtgtgtgtgtgtgtgtgtgtgtgtgtgaaagagaaaggagaggaaagagaaagggaaggtcaAAACTGGGGAATaaaagggggggaggaggaggaggaggaggaggaggaggaggaggaggaggaggaggaggaggaggaggaggaggaggaggaggagaatgtgagaGAGATAATAGAAACAAAACGTGAAGGAATttatataaagaacttaaatcATAAACCaataggaagataaaaaaaaaagaacaaaacacacaaaaagttaaaattaacaaaacaaaattcataggagagagagagagagagagagagagagagagagagagagaggttggggttCATACGGTGCGAGGGCATTGAAGGTGTCTGCACGAAGCTTCATTCATACGCGGTGAACACGCTTCGATGCTTTGATGCCACCATTAGCTTTTACCGGAGCACGGGAGGGAGCAGTATTAAGCGACGTGTTGGGAAGTATTAACCTTAATCTCCGTGTGACATTAGAACATTACCAGAGCGCTGAGGTTAATGCAGTGACTGAATCTACGTAATGAACACATGGACAGATAGATGATGTTTCGAAAAGTTGAGCTTCATGTAGAGCGACTGGCTTCGTTACGCTATATCTAACGCCATTTGTGACTTAGCCTTACCTAAAGCACCGTGAAAGGTAGTATgttatgtgtttgtatgtatatatgtatgtatgtatgtatgtaagtaaaGTTATAAAGTGGTATTAGATTCAGTTTACAAATCCTCCCTAGATCATCAAAAAATAATTACGTTTCTCTAGGTAATCCAAAAAATGACCAATATATCACTTCACCGTCCTTACAAACATTACAAAGACGTGGACGAGAAATGAAATGCAGAATTATCTACAGTACAAAATTTATCCCTGGTTTTCCTTGAGTTTGATGAGAGAAAACCACCTTTAAGGGACTAGAGAAGAAACAAGCCGCCTACAGCTCACACTCAGCGCACACGTCCTTCGTCCACTCAGAGGCAGACTCGATATACTTCAGGCAACTAAGAACTAGAGTTGATCTCCCACAGGGCCTCCAACAGTTTCTCCTCGGTCTTCTACATGTGATGTCCCCGATACTTTCCTAGGGCCATTAacaccatctcctctccttccttctcctcatggtcttcatctcttcttccctcctccttccccaattTCTTCGCTCctctattgcctcctcctcctcctcctctccatcaccGCCTCACACCGCCGACTCCGCAGACCCACAGTATCAAACTTTCCTTCTACTTCCGACACAAAGTTTTCCCCGCTGCCCGCAATCTGATCAAAATGGTGAGGCAGACAGGGTTCAGGTATTTCCAGACCCCGCTGCCATCACTCTGCCACcctgccgccaccgccacacTTTCATTCCCCCAGTCAGCACCGCCACGTCGGAGATCCAGTGAGGCCTTGCTatcattcagccagtcagcaCGCGCCtctcaatcagtcactcaacaCCATGCAACCTTCTACCTAGCCAGTCACTCCATTCATGACAGGTCAGTCAGCACCACCTCCACTCGGCCAATAAGCCAGTCAGGCAGTTAGGCAGTCAGGCAGCCTCAGGGGAGTAATTGAGACTCGTGTGTACTGAACGAGGTGGCCGCTGGGGATGAGTTAGTTCAGTGGCTGCTCTGCCTCACTGCCTCGATAAACAAGCGGCTCTACTGAGCCGAGACGAGCTATTAATACAGTATTGAAGCTTTGGTGGGCACGGTACGAACCCAGCCTCTGCTGATCACTCTGACTACaggggcagggcaggggagAGCAGGGGAGGACAGAGGTGGTGAGGGCAGGGGGGTTGTGGGAGGTGGTGCGtaacaacaagaggaaaaaggaagcgTTAAGTCTTACCTGAGCCGCTGCTCGAGGCTCTACTTCGATGATCTCCTCAGAGGAGCTGCTGCTGGGCTTGCGGCTGTGCGACGCCCGGGGCTGGGAGACGGGCGTGTGGCGGCGAGAGGACGGCTCCCGGTCTGGCCCTGGCGTGAGGGAGCGCAGCGGGATGCTGTCACCGCGGCCCCCCAGCTTGTGGATGTCGTCCAGCAGACTGTTGATGTCCGTCAGGTCCTTGTCGGGGGGATCGGCCGCCAGCAGGGTGAGGGGCGTCGTCTCCTCGGGGTCCTCGCCCCCCAGCTGCTGCCCTCCCCCGCCGTCCCCCGCGCCGCCCCCCACGCCGCCGCCGTGCTCCCGGGGCGCCGCTGGCCCACCGTTGCAGCGGCCACTGTCCCCGATCTCACGCATCACGTCCCCGCCGGCACGCGGCGACCACCAGCACATGGGGGTCCTGCCCGCACACTCCGGCCCGGGGCGACCCTCCGGGGGCGGGGCCCCTTCTCCTGCAGGTGAGGGCGGCGGGCGGTGCTGCGGTCATCACAGGGCGCGCAGGTCAACCCTGCACACGCCTTCTACTCTCATcaccacgcaccaccaccaccactctcacttACTCATCCCACAACCAGATCGCAACTTTCGCCGAGCTTGAGCTGCTGCATCAAACAGTTGCGTCTGTTTTTCCTCGAGTAAAGCACCGAG
The Scylla paramamosain isolate STU-SP2022 chromosome 35, ASM3559412v1, whole genome shotgun sequence DNA segment above includes these coding regions:
- the LOC135090449 gene encoding uncharacterized protein LOC135090449 — encoded protein: MCWWSPRAGGDVMREIGDSGRCNGGPAAPREHGGGVGGGAGDGGGGQQLGGEDPEETTPLTLLAADPPDKDLTDINSLLDDIHKLGGRGDSIPLRSLTPGPDREPSSRRHTPVSQPRASHSRKPSSSSSEEIIEVEPRAAAQVRLNASFFLLLLRTTSHNPPALTTSVLPCSPLPCPCSQSDQQRLGSYRAHQSFNTVLIARLGSVEPLVYRGSEAEQPLN